A single region of the Pseudomonas sp. GGS8 genome encodes:
- a CDS encoding sulfatase-like hydrolase/transferase: MIRYLKELLLVLYLLKSYDYYLDRLDALGIGLPMLLYGGMFVVLTIVLFMTAYIRQTLIRHLFALAMFGSAVFFDVYTHVTASYLTYSSFVSLVYSGGFIQEAAYQYRNAIISAMVSGLLLLLGIGLKPRRRLPLSGPLLVAAPVLGVLLLSVVLFVRAGEGARGLPIMYTPLAYLNLFTYEALHNTVGPREPVSLARVDQPVSHDIVLIIDESISGNYLDINTPFGVHSNLKQTHPGVDIFNYGYAASIANCSADTNVTLRYGGTRTDYMRINTTLPSIWQYAKKAGLRTVYIDAQRTGGNLQNLMNNAEKQDIDEFVQFDQTSVRDRDMAAAAKLIDLLNDSTPELVVINKVGAHFPVNDKYPDAFMAYRPTLPRGQFVEVADTGKRDGFNGQPDDWVLYRNAYKNTVLWNVGEFFARVFAQADLRNALLIYTSDHGQDLHERGNPGLNTHCGSDPVEEEGLVPLVVISGSDLKTLDWQTQLPANKDHSSHYNIFPTLLQLMGYDLAGIEAVYGKPLSVSTADDFTFNYRFNARLGAVPAWKYIDLNSIVTPGAAMPSVAVGE, encoded by the coding sequence ATGATCCGATACCTTAAGGAACTGTTGCTGGTTCTGTATTTACTCAAGAGTTACGACTATTACCTCGATCGTCTCGACGCATTGGGCATCGGTTTGCCGATGTTGCTGTATGGCGGGATGTTCGTGGTGCTGACGATCGTGCTGTTCATGACCGCGTACATACGACAGACGTTGATCCGTCATTTGTTCGCGCTGGCGATGTTTGGCTCGGCGGTTTTCTTTGACGTCTATACGCATGTGACCGCCAGTTACCTGACTTACAGCAGCTTTGTGTCGCTGGTGTATTCCGGCGGGTTCATTCAGGAGGCGGCTTACCAGTACCGCAATGCGATCATCAGCGCGATGGTCAGTGGCTTGTTGTTGCTGTTGGGTATCGGGCTCAAGCCGCGTCGACGGCTGCCATTGTCGGGACCGCTGTTGGTGGCAGCGCCGGTGCTCGGCGTGCTGCTGCTCAGTGTCGTGCTGTTCGTGAGGGCGGGCGAGGGCGCCCGTGGCTTGCCGATCATGTACACGCCGTTGGCCTATCTGAATCTGTTTACCTATGAAGCGCTGCACAACACCGTCGGCCCGCGCGAACCGGTGAGCCTGGCGCGTGTCGATCAGCCGGTGAGCCACGACATCGTACTGATCATCGACGAGAGCATTTCCGGTAACTACCTGGACATCAACACGCCGTTCGGTGTGCACAGCAACCTCAAGCAAACGCATCCGGGCGTGGACATCTTCAATTACGGCTACGCCGCGTCCATCGCCAATTGCAGCGCCGACACCAACGTCACCCTGCGCTATGGCGGCACCCGCACCGACTACATGCGGATCAACACCACGCTGCCGTCGATCTGGCAGTACGCGAAAAAGGCCGGGCTGCGTACGGTTTACATCGATGCCCAGCGCACGGGCGGCAACTTGCAGAACCTGATGAACAATGCCGAGAAGCAAGACATCGACGAGTTCGTGCAATTCGACCAGACCAGTGTGCGTGACCGTGACATGGCCGCGGCAGCCAAGCTGATCGATCTGCTCAACGACAGCACGCCGGAACTGGTGGTGATCAACAAGGTCGGCGCGCATTTCCCCGTGAACGACAAATACCCGGACGCGTTCATGGCTTACCGCCCAACCTTGCCTCGGGGGCAGTTTGTCGAGGTGGCGGACACCGGTAAGCGCGATGGCTTCAACGGTCAGCCGGATGATTGGGTGCTGTACCGCAATGCCTACAAAAATACTGTGCTGTGGAATGTCGGAGAGTTCTTCGCACGGGTTTTCGCCCAGGCGGATTTACGCAATGCGCTGCTGATCTACACCTCGGACCATGGGCAGGATTTGCATGAGCGCGGTAACCCGGGGCTCAACACTCATTGCGGCAGTGATCCGGTGGAGGAGGAGGGGTTGGTGCCGTTGGTGGTGATTTCAGGCAGTGATTTGAAGACCCTGGACTGGCAAACACAGTTGCCGGCCAACAAGGATCACTCCAGTCACTACAACATCTTCCCGACGTTGCTGCAGTTGATGGGCTACGACCTGGCCGGGATCGAGGCGGTGTATGGCAAACCGTTGAGCGTGTCGACGGCGGATGACTTCACCTTCAACTATCGCTTCAATGCGCGGCTCGGCGCTGTGCCGGCGTGGAAGTACATTGACCTGAACAGCATTGTGACGCCGGGGGCGGCGATGCCGAGTGTGGCGGTGGGGGAGTGA
- a CDS encoding lipocalin-like domain-containing protein, protein MKIKVGVLLLALLSGCDNTPAPEKGFAGLGHQAAAFTPVVPGRVFNFPADHGAHDGFRIEWWYVTANLKDDQGHEFGAQWTLFRSALKATPEQPGWANQTIWLGHAAVTSATAHHAAERYARGGVGQAGVSLTPFNAWIDDWRFSSQASDENPLADLQISARDKAFSYQLRLTSTRPLVLQGDKGFSQKSEQGQASYYYSQPFFQASGTLEIDGKTYTVNGPAWLDREWSSQPLTANQTGWDWFSLHLDSGEQVMLYRMRQKDGAPYLTGTWIDAQGQTQRLQADDISLTPQDTARVAGRSMPVRWSIKIPGKHLEITIDALNAKAWMDLRIPYWEGPVRLSGSHGGQGYLEMTGY, encoded by the coding sequence ATGAAGATTAAAGTCGGCGTGTTGTTACTGGCGTTGCTGAGCGGCTGTGACAACACGCCAGCACCGGAAAAAGGCTTCGCCGGTCTCGGCCATCAGGCCGCGGCATTTACCCCAGTGGTGCCCGGGCGAGTTTTCAATTTCCCGGCGGACCATGGCGCCCACGATGGCTTTCGCATTGAATGGTGGTACGTCACCGCTAACCTCAAGGACGATCAGGGCCATGAGTTCGGCGCGCAATGGACGCTATTCCGCAGCGCCTTGAAAGCGACGCCCGAGCAACCCGGTTGGGCCAATCAGACCATCTGGCTGGGCCATGCGGCCGTGACATCCGCCACAGCACACCATGCCGCCGAACGCTATGCCCGAGGCGGCGTCGGCCAGGCTGGAGTAAGCCTGACGCCGTTCAACGCATGGATCGATGACTGGCGCTTCAGCAGTCAGGCTTCCGATGAAAACCCGTTGGCAGACCTGCAAATCAGCGCCCGCGACAAGGCGTTCAGCTACCAGCTTCGACTGACCTCAACCCGGCCACTGGTGCTCCAGGGAGACAAAGGCTTCAGCCAGAAATCTGAACAAGGCCAGGCGTCGTACTACTACAGCCAGCCGTTTTTCCAGGCCAGCGGCACCCTGGAAATCGATGGCAAAACCTACACCGTCAACGGCCCGGCCTGGCTCGACCGCGAGTGGAGCAGCCAACCGCTGACTGCCAACCAGACTGGTTGGGACTGGTTCTCCCTGCACCTGGACAGTGGCGAACAGGTAATGCTCTACCGCATGCGGCAAAAGGACGGCGCGCCATACCTCACCGGCACCTGGATCGACGCTCAAGGGCAGACGCAGCGGCTGCAAGCCGATGACATCAGCCTCACACCGCAAGATACCGCCAGGGTCGCCGGGCGTTCGATGCCTGTGCGCTGGTCGATCAAAATCCCGGGCAAGCACCTCGAAATCACCATCGACGCCCTCAACGCAAAGGCCTGGATGGACTTGCGCATTCCCTATTGGGAAGGGCCGGTGCGGCTGAGCGGCAGTCATGGGGGGCAGGGGTATCTGGAGATGACCGGGTATTGA
- a CDS encoding ABC transporter ATP-binding protein: protein MLHVQGVFKSYTTPQGPLPVLQGVDLTLKPGSSLALMGESGSGKSTLLHLIAGLDKVDRGSIRSGEHRLEQMNEGQLAHWRRTEIGLVFQQFNLIGSLRVEDNLAFQARLAGRHDPRWQAHLAQRLGLLDLLQRYPEQLSGGQQQRVALGRALASQPKLLLADEPTGSLDEATSDEVLKLLLELLDDSPTTLLMVTHSPRVAARLAEKVVLHGGRLAGADER from the coding sequence ATGCTCCACGTCCAGGGCGTCTTCAAAAGCTACACCACCCCCCAAGGCCCATTGCCGGTGCTGCAAGGCGTCGACCTCACGTTGAAACCCGGCAGCAGCCTGGCGCTGATGGGCGAATCGGGCAGTGGCAAAAGCACCTTGCTGCACCTGATCGCCGGCCTGGACAAGGTTGATCGCGGCAGCATTCGCAGCGGTGAGCATCGGCTGGAGCAGATGAACGAAGGCCAATTGGCCCACTGGCGGCGCACCGAAATCGGCCTGGTGTTTCAGCAGTTCAACCTGATCGGCAGTTTGCGGGTCGAGGATAATCTGGCGTTTCAGGCGCGTCTGGCCGGGCGCCACGATCCGCGTTGGCAGGCGCATCTGGCGCAACGTCTTGGGTTGCTGGATCTGTTGCAGCGCTATCCGGAACAACTGTCTGGCGGGCAACAGCAACGAGTTGCGCTTGGCAGGGCATTGGCCTCACAACCGAAACTGCTGCTGGCCGACGAACCCACCGGCAGTCTCGATGAAGCCACCAGCGATGAGGTGTTGAAGTTGTTGTTGGAGCTGCTCGACGACAGCCCGACGACGTTGTTGATGGTCACTCACAGCCCAAGGGTCGCCGCTCGACTGGCGGAAAAAGTGGTGCTGCACGGTGGCCGTCTGGCTGGCGCGGACGAGCGCTGA
- a CDS encoding ATP-binding protein — translation MFKFKQKTWTLLFVYIVGVSGYIYYLYAETQKNLTEKINSKLLHAALGASAILGDRYHDNLIDKQSKTEAQDRDAIQRLSRFNESMGTAFVYSVVKRAGEAYLVSSSASKKEIQEQNFVRFFDPYPDASQALLDSFERTEPNWIDYSDHWGDFRAVFVPMRSQDGTVYVVGAEMTLADYYHQLNEESLHNIILAILVFLAFSLLRMRAHLQQLQLNEQVLNQAKNAAEDADRSKTRFLATMSHEIRTPMYGVIGATELLAGSGLPPEQNNLVKTIHTSGRNLLSLIDNILDLAKIEAGKLELKPRVFDVRALVSSSIEIIRQNIQDKPIALEAQVSLDVPPWVKADSDCLRQILINLLGNAVKFTEAGHVSLMVTTSGYGPRAHLDFSIHDTGIGIPVARQSSLFKPFTQFKGAASQRFTGSGLGLSICKSLVEAQQGTLSFTSQPGVGSTFSFSLPMEHFSISEIPVENNHAAVGFDASFAQDYPLDILLVENHPINQKVALAMLQALGYTPDLTSNGLEAVNHCMASTPDVIFMDINMPVMDGLAAMREIRKQPLSDTCYIVAFTANAFSSEIERFRAAGADDILTKPANFQSLTRVLQRAANYRQQRQASTRVVDAISS, via the coding sequence ATGTTCAAATTCAAACAGAAAACATGGACTTTGCTCTTTGTCTACATCGTAGGTGTCAGTGGCTATATCTACTATCTCTACGCCGAGACGCAAAAAAATCTCACCGAAAAGATTAATAGCAAGCTACTGCATGCCGCATTGGGCGCTTCGGCCATCCTCGGCGACCGCTACCATGACAATCTGATCGACAAACAGTCGAAAACGGAAGCACAGGACCGGGATGCCATTCAACGGCTTTCCAGGTTCAATGAGTCTATGGGCACCGCCTTTGTCTACAGCGTGGTCAAACGCGCTGGAGAAGCTTATCTGGTCAGTTCCAGCGCATCAAAAAAAGAAATCCAAGAGCAGAATTTCGTACGCTTTTTCGACCCTTATCCAGATGCCAGTCAGGCTTTACTCGACAGTTTCGAGCGCACCGAGCCCAACTGGATCGATTACTCAGATCATTGGGGGGATTTTCGAGCCGTCTTCGTCCCAATGAGATCCCAGGACGGGACAGTTTATGTGGTGGGGGCGGAGATGACGTTGGCGGACTACTACCACCAACTTAATGAGGAGTCCCTGCACAATATCATCCTTGCCATTCTGGTGTTTCTCGCCTTCAGCCTTTTACGCATGCGTGCGCATCTTCAGCAACTGCAATTAAACGAACAGGTATTGAATCAGGCAAAAAATGCCGCCGAGGACGCTGATCGTTCCAAAACCAGATTTTTAGCCACCATGAGCCATGAAATCCGCACCCCCATGTACGGGGTCATCGGCGCGACCGAGTTGTTGGCTGGGTCTGGCCTGCCCCCCGAGCAAAACAATTTGGTAAAAACGATTCATACCAGTGGACGAAACCTGTTGTCTCTTATCGACAACATTCTTGACTTGGCAAAAATCGAAGCGGGCAAACTTGAATTGAAGCCTCGTGTATTTGACGTGAGAGCACTGGTTTCATCCAGTATTGAAATAATCCGGCAAAACATTCAGGACAAGCCAATCGCCCTTGAGGCCCAGGTCTCACTGGACGTACCTCCGTGGGTCAAGGCCGATAGCGATTGCCTCCGCCAGATATTGATCAACTTGTTGGGCAATGCGGTTAAATTTACCGAAGCCGGACACGTATCACTCATGGTCACGACCAGTGGCTACGGCCCTCGAGCCCATCTCGACTTCTCCATACACGATACCGGCATAGGTATCCCCGTGGCGCGGCAAAGCAGCCTGTTCAAGCCTTTTACCCAGTTTAAAGGGGCGGCCAGTCAACGCTTTACCGGGAGTGGACTCGGTCTTTCAATTTGCAAGAGTCTGGTCGAGGCGCAACAGGGGACTTTGTCCTTTACCAGTCAGCCTGGCGTCGGATCAACGTTCTCCTTCTCACTCCCCATGGAGCATTTTTCAATCTCGGAGATACCCGTCGAGAACAATCATGCAGCGGTTGGTTTCGACGCCTCTTTTGCCCAGGATTATCCACTGGATATCCTGCTGGTGGAGAATCACCCCATTAACCAGAAAGTTGCTCTGGCGATGTTACAGGCACTGGGTTATACGCCTGACCTCACGTCAAATGGCCTGGAGGCGGTCAATCATTGTATGGCATCGACTCCAGATGTCATTTTCATGGATATCAACATGCCTGTTATGGATGGGTTAGCGGCCATGCGTGAAATCCGCAAACAACCACTGAGCGATACTTGCTATATCGTTGCTTTCACTGCGAACGCTTTTTCGAGCGAGATTGAACGTTTCAGGGCCGCCGGAGCCGATGACATTTTAACCAAACCGGCAAACTTTCAATCCTTGACCCGAGTGCTTCAACGAGCAGCCAATTACCGACAGCAGCGCCAGGCCAGCACTCGGGTAGTGGATGCCATTTCAAGTTGA
- a CDS encoding FtsX-like permease family protein, with product MRVFRETLRALLSHWRQHPVQFFSVLTGLWLATSLLTGVQALNSQARESYARASQLIGGEPQASLSAPGGGVFPQQLFIDLRRAGWPVSPVLRGRVTLKGHEDQRLQLMGIEPVSLPAGSAVAGRSLPIEQVVEFFTAPGSTWISPQTLQALGMSEGETPLAQSGITLPPLRAQPDMAPGVLLVDIGFAQQILQMPDQLSRLLLPKDFTATLPDRLKGQLQLISSGEENNLARLTESFHLNLDALGFLSFVVGLFIVHAAIGLALEQRRGLLRTLRACGVSARMLIAGLAVELGGLALIGGVAGVVSGYLLAGVLLPDVAASLRGLYGAEVPGQLSLSPLWWFSGIGLSLLGALLAGANSLLRAARLPLLALADPQAWHQAHARWLRRQGWVAAMTALIALLALMFGDSLSSGFVLMAALLIGAALALPVVLNSVLNRVLRHSRSVLGQWFVADCRQQLPALSLALMALLLALAANIGAGSMTAGFRQTFNNWLEQRLTAELYVSPQNPAQARELHSWLKQQPHVSAVLPNWQVSIQLQGWPADVFGVIDHPTYRQHWPLLEALGDDPWERLAKDDALMISEQLARRLKVRLGDHMTIATPNGPWSPRIVGIYADYGNPKGHLLVNINHLLRGWPQLTPTRFNLRIAPASIPAFLTALQARFALDDSRIVDQARLKGWSTQVFERTFAATAALNSLTLCVAGVALFISLLTQSQSRLGQLAPLWALGVTRRQLMLLNLGQTWLLALLTLVLALPLGITLAWCLDTVINVQAFGWRLPLRVFPLQLLQLMGLALLATLLASAWPLYSLYRTQPADLLRTFCHED from the coding sequence GTGCGGGTTTTTCGCGAGACATTGCGGGCGCTGCTCAGCCATTGGCGGCAACACCCGGTGCAATTTTTCAGTGTGCTGACCGGGCTCTGGCTCGCCACCAGCCTGCTGACCGGCGTGCAGGCGCTGAACAGTCAGGCGCGGGAAAGCTACGCGCGGGCCAGTCAGTTGATCGGCGGCGAACCTCAAGCCAGCCTCAGCGCGCCCGGCGGCGGGGTGTTCCCTCAGCAATTGTTTATCGACCTGCGCCGCGCGGGTTGGCCGGTATCGCCCGTGTTGCGAGGCCGGGTGACGCTCAAGGGCCATGAAGACCAGCGCTTGCAGTTGATGGGCATTGAACCGGTGTCGCTGCCGGCCGGTTCCGCAGTGGCCGGCCGGTCGTTGCCGATCGAGCAGGTTGTCGAATTCTTCACGGCCCCGGGCAGCACCTGGATTTCGCCGCAAACCTTGCAGGCGTTGGGCATGAGCGAAGGTGAAACACCGCTGGCCCAGAGCGGTATCACCTTGCCGCCCCTGCGTGCCCAACCCGACATGGCCCCCGGTGTATTGCTGGTGGACATCGGCTTCGCCCAGCAGATTCTGCAGATGCCCGATCAATTGTCGCGCCTGCTGTTGCCCAAGGATTTCACCGCGACCTTGCCTGATCGGCTCAAGGGCCAACTCCAGCTCATCAGTAGCGGCGAAGAAAACAATCTCGCGCGCCTGACCGAGAGCTTCCACCTGAACCTCGATGCCTTGGGCTTTCTGTCGTTCGTGGTTGGCCTGTTCATCGTGCACGCGGCGATTGGCCTGGCGCTGGAGCAACGTCGAGGCTTGCTCAGAACCCTGCGTGCCTGTGGTGTCAGCGCGCGGATGCTGATTGCTGGCCTCGCCGTGGAGTTGGGTGGTCTGGCACTGATCGGTGGTGTCGCCGGTGTGGTCAGCGGCTACCTGCTGGCCGGTGTGCTGTTGCCGGATGTCGCCGCCAGTTTGCGCGGCTTGTACGGCGCCGAAGTGCCGGGCCAGTTGAGCCTCAGCCCGCTGTGGTGGTTCAGTGGTATCGGTCTGAGCTTGCTCGGCGCGTTGCTGGCTGGTGCCAACAGTTTGTTGCGAGCGGCGCGTTTGCCGTTGCTGGCGCTGGCCGATCCACAAGCCTGGCATCAGGCCCACGCGCGCTGGTTGCGGCGCCAGGGTTGGGTCGCGGCGATGACTGCGCTGATCGCGTTGTTGGCGTTGATGTTCGGCGACAGCCTGAGCAGTGGCTTCGTGCTGATGGCCGCGTTGTTGATCGGTGCCGCACTGGCCTTGCCGGTGGTGTTGAACAGCGTGCTCAACCGAGTGCTGCGGCACAGTCGTTCGGTGCTCGGCCAATGGTTTGTCGCCGACTGCCGTCAGCAGTTGCCGGCCCTGAGCCTGGCCCTGATGGCGCTGTTATTGGCGCTGGCGGCGAACATCGGCGCCGGCAGCATGACCGCCGGTTTCCGCCAGACCTTCAACAACTGGCTCGAACAGCGCCTGACCGCCGAGTTGTATGTCAGTCCGCAAAATCCGGCCCAGGCTCGAGAGCTGCACAGCTGGCTCAAACAACAACCCCACGTCAGCGCGGTACTGCCGAACTGGCAAGTGTCGATCCAGTTGCAGGGTTGGCCGGCGGACGTCTTCGGCGTGATCGATCACCCGACCTATCGCCAGCACTGGCCGCTGCTGGAAGCCTTGGGCGACGACCCTTGGGAGCGACTGGCCAAAGACGACGCGCTGATGATCAGTGAGCAACTGGCCCGGCGGTTGAAGGTGCGCCTGGGTGATCACATGACCATTGCCACGCCCAATGGTCCATGGTCGCCACGGATCGTCGGGATCTACGCCGACTATGGCAATCCCAAGGGGCATCTGTTGGTCAACATCAATCACCTGCTGCGCGGCTGGCCGCAGCTGACACCCACCCGTTTCAACCTGCGCATCGCGCCGGCATCGATTCCCGCGTTCCTGACCGCGCTGCAAGCGCGCTTCGCCCTGGACGACAGCCGCATCGTCGACCAGGCCCGGCTCAAGGGTTGGTCCACACAAGTGTTCGAGCGTACCTTCGCCGCCACCGCCGCACTCAACAGCCTGACGCTTTGCGTCGCGGGCGTGGCACTGTTCATCAGCCTGCTGACCCAGAGCCAGAGTCGCCTCGGACAACTCGCGCCACTGTGGGCGTTGGGCGTGACGCGGCGACAGTTGATGCTGCTCAACCTCGGGCAAACCTGGTTGCTCGCTCTGCTGACGTTGGTGTTGGCATTGCCGTTGGGCATCACATTGGCGTGGTGCCTGGACACAGTGATCAACGTTCAGGCCTTCGGCTGGCGCTTGCCGCTACGGGTGTTTCCACTGCAACTGTTGCAGTTGATGGGCCTGGCCTTGCTCGCCACGTTGCTCGCATCGGCGTGGCCGTTGTACTCGCTGTATCGCACGCAACCGGCGGATCTGCTGAGGACGTTTTGTCATGAAGATTAA
- a CDS encoding NAD-dependent epimerase yields the protein MKILVTGAAGFIGAHCVLRLLRDGHQVFGLDNFNDYYDPQLKHDRVNWVHEQVGDFPLAKVDLADAEALDALFECEQPEVVIHLAAQAGVRHSLENPRAYLNSNLSGFLNILESCRHHPVKHLLYASSSSVYGANQHTPYSVKDNVDHPLSLYAATKKANESMAHSYSHLFGIPCTGLRFFTVYGPWGRPDMSPIQFARAIAEGQPLKLFNYGQHQRDFTYIDDIIESIARLIERAPQPAPDWNREQPDPASSMAPWRIYNIGGQQPVALKDYLALLEKHLGQKALVELLPQQPGDVLNTCADASDLAQAIGFQPRIALDEGLGRFIAWFRDYYPLRSARTPYMAGL from the coding sequence ATGAAGATACTCGTCACTGGAGCCGCCGGTTTCATTGGTGCCCATTGTGTGTTGCGGCTGTTGCGCGACGGGCATCAGGTGTTCGGGCTGGACAACTTCAATGACTACTACGACCCGCAGCTCAAACATGACCGCGTGAATTGGGTGCATGAGCAGGTCGGCGATTTCCCCCTCGCAAAAGTCGACCTGGCCGATGCCGAGGCCCTCGACGCACTGTTTGAGTGTGAACAACCGGAAGTGGTGATTCACCTCGCGGCCCAGGCCGGGGTGCGGCACTCCCTGGAAAATCCCCGGGCCTACCTCAACAGCAATCTGAGCGGGTTCCTCAACATCCTCGAAAGCTGCCGTCATCACCCGGTCAAGCACTTGCTCTATGCCTCCTCCAGTTCGGTGTACGGCGCCAACCAGCACACGCCATATTCGGTCAAGGACAACGTCGACCATCCGTTGTCGCTGTACGCCGCGACCAAAAAAGCCAACGAGTCGATGGCCCACAGCTACAGCCATCTGTTCGGCATTCCCTGCACCGGTTTGCGTTTTTTCACCGTGTACGGCCCCTGGGGTCGGCCCGACATGTCGCCGATCCAGTTCGCCCGGGCGATTGCCGAAGGGCAGCCGCTGAAACTGTTCAACTACGGCCAGCACCAACGGGACTTCACCTACATCGACGACATCATCGAGAGCATCGCCCGCCTGATCGAACGCGCGCCCCAGCCGGCACCGGACTGGAACCGCGAGCAACCGGACCCGGCCAGCAGCATGGCGCCATGGCGCATTTACAACATTGGCGGACAGCAGCCGGTAGCGCTCAAGGACTACTTGGCGCTGCTGGAAAAGCACCTCGGGCAAAAGGCCCTCGTCGAGTTGCTGCCGCAGCAACCGGGCGACGTGCTCAACACCTGCGCCGATGCCAGCGACCTGGCACAGGCCATCGGTTTCCAGCCACGGATAGCGCTGGATGAAGGACTCGGACGATTCATCGCCTGGTTCCGTGACTACTACCCACTGCGTAGCGCCCGCACGCCATACATGGCCGGGCTTTAG
- a CDS encoding UDP-glucose/GDP-mannose dehydrogenase family protein — protein MDVSVFGTGYVGLIQAAALADVGHRVLCVDVDCNKIKQLQHAVPPISEPGLPSILEDNIKTGRLLFTTQASDAVEHAELIFIAVGTPADEDGSADLSHVLNVTRQIASFMEADRTLIIKSTVPVGTADQVASAAGQELQRRGKSALKVRVVSNPEFLKEGSALADCMRPDRIIVGTNDDEARSQLSELYAPFCRNREKLMFMDNRSAELTKYAANAMLATRISFMNELANLTELLGADIEAVRKGIGSDPRIGYHFIYPGCGFGGSCFPKDLRALLHTAEHHGMPLRLLRSVTDVNDSQRHILFSKLKAQFPNGLAGQSIAIWGLAFKANTDDMREAPSRYLMEALWAEGASVQAYDPEAMSECRRIYGYRNGLHLCATRDDTLEDADALVICTEWKNFRVVDFELLASKLRARVIVDGRNLYNPEHVAAAGLHYSGIGLRHIVPGAPRS, from the coding sequence ATGGACGTGAGCGTATTTGGTACGGGCTACGTCGGCCTTATTCAAGCTGCTGCATTGGCCGATGTCGGGCATCGCGTGCTGTGCGTGGATGTTGACTGCAACAAGATCAAACAACTGCAGCATGCCGTGCCTCCGATCAGCGAACCGGGCCTGCCCAGCATTCTGGAAGACAACATCAAGACCGGTCGCCTGCTCTTCACCACTCAGGCCAGCGACGCGGTCGAACACGCCGAGCTGATTTTCATCGCGGTGGGTACACCCGCCGATGAAGACGGTTCCGCCGACCTCAGCCATGTCCTGAATGTAACCCGGCAGATCGCCAGCTTCATGGAGGCCGATCGCACCCTGATCATCAAGTCCACCGTGCCTGTCGGCACCGCGGACCAGGTGGCGAGCGCTGCCGGTCAAGAGCTGCAACGCCGGGGCAAAAGTGCGCTGAAGGTGCGAGTGGTGTCCAACCCGGAGTTTCTCAAGGAAGGCAGTGCCCTGGCCGATTGCATGCGCCCGGACCGGATCATCGTCGGCACCAATGACGACGAAGCGCGCAGCCAATTGAGCGAACTCTATGCACCGTTCTGCCGCAACCGTGAAAAGCTGATGTTCATGGACAACCGCAGCGCCGAGCTGACCAAGTACGCCGCCAACGCGATGCTCGCCACCCGTATCAGTTTCATGAACGAACTGGCCAATCTCACCGAGTTGCTGGGCGCCGACATCGAAGCGGTGCGCAAAGGCATCGGCTCCGACCCACGCATCGGTTACCACTTTATCTACCCCGGTTGCGGCTTCGGCGGCTCGTGCTTCCCCAAGGATTTACGCGCCCTGTTGCACACCGCCGAACACCACGGCATGCCCTTGCGTCTGCTGCGCAGCGTCACCGATGTGAACGACAGCCAACGGCACATCCTGTTCAGCAAACTGAAGGCGCAATTCCCCAATGGGCTGGCCGGTCAGTCCATCGCCATCTGGGGCCTGGCCTTCAAGGCCAATACCGATGACATGCGCGAAGCCCCCAGCCGTTATCTGATGGAGGCGCTATGGGCCGAAGGCGCGAGCGTACAGGCTTACGATCCGGAAGCCATGTCCGAATGCCGGCGCATCTACGGCTACCGCAATGGCCTGCACCTGTGCGCCACCCGCGATGACACTCTGGAAGATGCCGATGCGTTGGTGATCTGCACCGAGTGGAAGAACTTCCGTGTGGTCGACTTTGAACTGCTGGCGAGCAAACTGCGCGCGCGGGTGATCGTCGATGGCCGCAACCTGTACAACCCGGAACATGTGGCGGCAGCCGGTTTGCACTACAGCGGCATCGGGCTTCGACACATCGTTCCCGGGGCGCCACGATCATGA